In the genome of Notamacropus eugenii isolate mMacEug1 chromosome 5, mMacEug1.pri_v2, whole genome shotgun sequence, one region contains:
- the DMKN gene encoding dermokine isoform X6: MKLEAFLFGLILSLSFRGSWGAPTGAEEPEKLSAGGGVGEGLGEAAGHGLGEVVKHGVEEAIEHGVKEAAQNGAGHGLQDIGNVVSHAGSSVGKEISNTGEALGHGLGGGHRPLLGIPHGASSPNVHGGQPLSGGHGTAGSSGSHSSHGLLGGHGTSGSSGSHNGHGLLGGHGTHGAQGQGHHGGLGSHIGSHSQGSQGGSGGQGTSSQGSNSGNGKLVERSSGQESGCTNPSSSGSNGGSVSGGGSTSYSGPSSSVSTTTNSPKETSSGTASSVNSYNQGSTSSPSGNGGSSGGRGIEGCENMNTGSQGSSSQNNGQTSSESGSNHPGSGSASSSAGGSGGSGSGSNTAGGGMGETEVHSGNGVYNNPNAQGFFNFDTFWKNFKSKLGFINWDAINKDQRSFRIP; the protein is encoded by the exons ATGAAACTGGAGGCATTCCTGTTTGGCCTTATATTGTCCCTGTCTTTCAGGGGCAGCTGGGGAGCTCCCACGGGTGCTGAAGAGCCAGAGAAGTTGTCTGCTGGGGGAGGGGTTGGTGAAGGACTTGGGGAAGCCGCTGGCCATGGGTTGGGAGAAGTTGTCAAACATGGGGTTGAGGAGGCCATTGAGCATGGAGTTAAGGAAGCTGCTCAAAATGGGGCTGGTCATGGTTTGCAAGATATAGGTAATGTCGTCAGTCATGCTGGGAGCTCTGTGGGCAAAGAAATCAGTAACACCGGTGAGGCTCTCGGTCATGGACTTGGTGGTGGTCATCGTCCCCTGCTGGGCATCCCTCATGGGGCCAGCAGTCCTAAT GTACATGGTGGCCAGCCTTTATCTGGAGGGCATGGAACAGCTGGAAGCAGTGGCTCTCATAGCAGTCATGGGCTTTTGGGGGGGCATGGAACATCTGGAAGCAGTGGCTCTCATAACGGTCATGGGCTCTTGGGAGGGCATGGAACTCATGGAGCACAGGGTCAAGGACACCACGGAGGTCTGGGAAGCCACATTGGGAGCCACTCTCAAGGAAGTCAGGGTGGCTCAGGTGGCCAAGGAACCAGTTCTCAG GGCAGTAATTCAGGCAACGGGAAGCTGGTAGAGAGGAGCAGCGGCCAGGAATCAGGG TGTACCAACCCCTCATCCTCTGGTTCAAATGGTGGAAGTGTCTCTGGG GGAGGCAGCACCTCATACTCAGGACCTAGTAGCAGTGTCAGCACAACTACAAATTCTCCAAAG GAAACAAGCTCGGGAACAGCCAGTAGTGTAAACAGCTACAACCAG ggATCTACATCATCACCTTCTGGCAATGGCGGAAGTAGTGGAGGGAGAGGCATTGAAGGG tGTGAAAATATGAACACTGGAAGTCAG GGAAGCAGCTCTCAGAACAATGGACAGACGAGCTCTGAGAGTGGATCTAACCACCCG gGATCTGGCTCAGCATCATCTTCAGCAGGAGGGAGTGGAGGTTCT GGATCTGGATCTAACACAGCTGGAGGAGGAATGGGAGAAACTGAAGTCCACAGTGGAAATGGTGTTTAT AATAATCCTAATGCTCAAGGCTTCTTCAACTTTGATACATTCTGGAAG AATTTTAAATCCAAGCTGGGTTTTATTAATTGGGATGCCATAAACAAG
- the DMKN gene encoding dermokine isoform X5, which produces MKLEAFLFGLILSLSFRGSWGAPTGAEEPEKLSAGGGVGEGLGEAAGHGLGEVVKHGVEEAIEHGVKEAAQNGAGHGLQDIGNVVSHAGSSVGKEISNTGEALGHGLGGGHRPLLGIPHGASSPNVHGGQPLSGGHGTAGSSGSHSSHGLLGGHGTSGSSGSHNGHGLLGGHGTHGAQGQGHHGGLGSHIGSHSQGSQGGSGGQGTSSQGSNSGNGKLVERSSGQESGCTNPSSSGSNGGSVSGGGSTSYSGPSSSVSTTTNSPKETSSGTASSVNSYNQGSTSSPSGNGGSSGGRGIEGCENMNTGSQGSSSQNNGQTSSESGSNHPDTQGSQPHEGSNNQGSGSASSSAGGSGGSGSGSNTAGGGMGETEVHSGNGVYNNPNAQGFFNFDTFWKNFKSKLGFINWDAINKDQRSFRIP; this is translated from the exons ATGAAACTGGAGGCATTCCTGTTTGGCCTTATATTGTCCCTGTCTTTCAGGGGCAGCTGGGGAGCTCCCACGGGTGCTGAAGAGCCAGAGAAGTTGTCTGCTGGGGGAGGGGTTGGTGAAGGACTTGGGGAAGCCGCTGGCCATGGGTTGGGAGAAGTTGTCAAACATGGGGTTGAGGAGGCCATTGAGCATGGAGTTAAGGAAGCTGCTCAAAATGGGGCTGGTCATGGTTTGCAAGATATAGGTAATGTCGTCAGTCATGCTGGGAGCTCTGTGGGCAAAGAAATCAGTAACACCGGTGAGGCTCTCGGTCATGGACTTGGTGGTGGTCATCGTCCCCTGCTGGGCATCCCTCATGGGGCCAGCAGTCCTAAT GTACATGGTGGCCAGCCTTTATCTGGAGGGCATGGAACAGCTGGAAGCAGTGGCTCTCATAGCAGTCATGGGCTTTTGGGGGGGCATGGAACATCTGGAAGCAGTGGCTCTCATAACGGTCATGGGCTCTTGGGAGGGCATGGAACTCATGGAGCACAGGGTCAAGGACACCACGGAGGTCTGGGAAGCCACATTGGGAGCCACTCTCAAGGAAGTCAGGGTGGCTCAGGTGGCCAAGGAACCAGTTCTCAG GGCAGTAATTCAGGCAACGGGAAGCTGGTAGAGAGGAGCAGCGGCCAGGAATCAGGG TGTACCAACCCCTCATCCTCTGGTTCAAATGGTGGAAGTGTCTCTGGG GGAGGCAGCACCTCATACTCAGGACCTAGTAGCAGTGTCAGCACAACTACAAATTCTCCAAAG GAAACAAGCTCGGGAACAGCCAGTAGTGTAAACAGCTACAACCAG ggATCTACATCATCACCTTCTGGCAATGGCGGAAGTAGTGGAGGGAGAGGCATTGAAGGG tGTGAAAATATGAACACTGGAAGTCAG GGAAGCAGCTCTCAGAACAATGGACAGACGAGCTCTGAGAGTGGATCTAACCACCCG GATACTCAGGGGAGTCAGCCACATGAAGGCTCCAATAACCAA gGATCTGGCTCAGCATCATCTTCAGCAGGAGGGAGTGGAGGTTCT GGATCTGGATCTAACACAGCTGGAGGAGGAATGGGAGAAACTGAAGTCCACAGTGGAAATGGTGTTTAT AATAATCCTAATGCTCAAGGCTTCTTCAACTTTGATACATTCTGGAAG AATTTTAAATCCAAGCTGGGTTTTATTAATTGGGATGCCATAAACAAG